One window of Ammospiza nelsoni isolate bAmmNel1 chromosome 12, bAmmNel1.pri, whole genome shotgun sequence genomic DNA carries:
- the CASS4 gene encoding cas scaffolding protein family member 4 — translation MKVSHSLAKALYDNKAECSDELAFRRGDIVTVLEQHVAGSQGWWHCSLHGHHGLAPANRLQLLPPCPEPPAAHGIYQVPSVPSAPTVPTAPSATYEKMEGWVQPQLVYQVPALAAQLLSERTKRSTHQHLSTLPRACRASAPNIRGEVYDVPSSQHRGSPLPQSGATPPSTRKGSMLGRSTESFQAEQKQLYKMPSKAERGGAGSQDSPAGSLYDVPPKREPDDSENKPQKKFWGHYNTLPNPRKSEWIYDIPVSPENSGFKPSPPGQAGEKQVLYDIPPARYKAPAEARAGNPQLYDIPPPAQRKLTLPEIPLYDVPPSRDALLLPQNGSSELPPRLLAAKADSQISEESVYDIPKGLPSAGHSKKEMENNSDQAHGASPQLCVDAKSENDSLCVSSVDSRSSTLSSSSSSSAESFSRLSPSPEPVQEIKLELEAAIETLTRLQHGVSSSVASLMIFVSSKWRLQEHLEKNLEEIHRAVDHIKVSLGEFLAFAQALKGNASNLTDSNLQARIKKQLEILMSSYKILTETREALNSCSWALEALVLRKPQNNPDDLDRFVMVARTIPDDIKRFVSIIIANGKLLFRRNEKEQEKKQPKVNLECKMAKQIPMPRRVEIESLQRNAPEKPSQSQVPVQKPEENCSEDCDYVQLQAQKVISGKEVAKKSTESNPKVLPCAKKTENGSRQEPGRRTPLPEHCRLCFAALHKALGVFSASLSSQQPPEIFISHSKLIIMVGQRLVDSLCQESQDREARGDILHSSSRFCSLLKNLALATKSAALKFPNAEASRELREQAEQLAQYTQQFRAMMD, via the exons ATGAAGGTCAGT cacagcctggccaaGGCTCTCTACGACAACAAGGCGGAGTGCTCGGACGAGCTGGCGTTCCGCAGAGGGGACATCGTGACGGTGCTGGAGCAGCACGTGgcgggcagccagggctggtggcactgctcCCTGCACGGCCACCACGGGCTGGCCCCTGCCAAccgcctgcagctcctgccgcCCTGCCCGGAGCCGCCAGCCGCACACGGCATCTACCAGGTGCCCTCCGTGCCCTCTGCGCCAACAGTGCCCACGGCGCCCTCGGCCACCTACGAGAAGATGGAGGGCTGGGTCCAGCCCCAGCTCGTGTACcaggtgccagccctggcagcacagctgctcagtGAGAGGACCAAGCGCTCCACGCACCAG CACCTGTCtaccctgcccagagcctgcagggccTCAGCCCCCAACATCAGGGGTGAGGTGTACGATGTCCCCTCCTCGCAGCACCGAGGGTCCCCCCTGCCACAG AGTGGTGCCACTCCCCCCAGCACAAGGAAGGGCTCCATGCTGGGCAGATCCACTGAGAGcttccaggcagagcagaagcagcTTTACAAGATGCCATCCAAGGCAGAaagaggaggagctggcagccaggacTCACCAGCAGGCAGT TTATATGATGTCCCTCCCAAAAGAGAGCCCGATGACTCAGAAAATAAACCTCAGAAGAAGTTCTGGGGCCATTACAACACCTTGCCAAACCCTCGGAAGTCCGAATGGATTTACGATATTCCAGTTTCCCCTGAAAATTCCGGATTCAAACCCAGCCctcctgggcaggctggggagaagcaggTGCTGTATGACATTCCCCCAGCCAGGTACAAGGCTCCAGCCgaagccagggctgggaacccACAGCTGTACGACATTCCACCACCAGCACAGCGGAAATTAACGCTTCCAGAAATCCCCCTGTACGACGTCCCACCCTCGCGGGACGCGCTCCTCCTGCCACAGAAcggcagctctgagctgccccCGAGGCTCCTGGCTGCCAAGGCTGACAGTCAGATCTCTGAGGAGAGCGTTTATGATATTCCCAAAGGTTtgcccagtgctgggcactccaagaaagagatggaaaacaacAGTGACCAAGCACACGGTGCTTCTCCACAGCTCTGCGTGGATGCCAAGTCGGAAAATGACAGTTTGTGTGTCTCTAGTGTGgacagcagaagcagcactctctcctcatcctccagctcttctgctgAGTCGTTTTCTAGGCTGTCACCATCACCAGAGCCTGTCCAAGAAATCAAACTGGAGCTGGAAGCAGCCATCGAGACCCTGACCCGGCTGCAGCACGGCGTGTCCAGCTCCGTCGCCAGTTTAATGATCTTTGTGAGCAGCAAGTGGAGGttgcaggagcacctggagaaAAACCTGGAGGAGATCCACAGAGCAGTGGACCATATAAAGGTGTCACTGGGAGAGTTCCTGGCCTTTGCTCAAGCCCTGAAGGGAAACGCCTCCAACCTCACGGATAGCAACCTGCAGGCCAGAAttaaaaagcagctggaaaTCCTCATGAGCTCCTACAAAATATTGACAGAAACGAGGGAAGCGCtcaacagctgcagctgggccctgGAGGCTTTGGTGCTCAGGAAGCCCCAGAACAACCCTGATGACCTGGATCGCTTTGTTATGGTGGCCAGGACAATTCCAGATGATATCAAGAGGTTTGTGTCCATCATCATCGCCAACGGGAAGCTGCTCTTCAGGAGGAACGAGAAGGAGCAAGAAAAGAAGCAACCAAAAGTGAACCTGGAATGCAAAATGGCAAAACAGATCCCAATGCCAAGAAGAGTAGAAATTGAGTCACTGCAGAGAAATGCTCCTGAGAAACCCAGCCAAAGCCAGGTCCCTGTGCAGAAACCAGAAGAGAACTGCAGTGAGGATTGTGATTATGTCCAGCTACAG GCACAGAAAGTCATTTCAGGTAAAGAAGTAGCAAAGAAGAGTACAGAGTCAAACCCAAAG GTCTTGCCATGCGCAAAAAAGACTGAAAAcggcagcaggcaggagcctgGCAGGAGAACGCCCCTCCCCGagcactgcaggctgtgctTCGCCGCCCTGCACAAGGCCCTGGGCGTGTTCAGCGCCAGcctcagcagccagcagcccccCGAAATCTTCATCTCCCACAGCAAGCTCATCATCATGGTGGGCCAGAGGCTGGTGgattccctgtgccaggagagccAGGACAGGGAGGCCCGCGGCGAcatcctgcacagcagcagccgctTCTGCAGCCTGCTCAAGAACCTGGCCCTGGCCACCAAAAGCGCCGCCCTGAAATTCCCCAACGCCGAGGCCAGCCGGGAGCTGCGGGAGCAGGCCGAGCAGCTGGCCCAGTACACGCAGCAGTTCAGGGCCATGATGGACTGA